A window of the Aspergillus flavus chromosome 6, complete sequence genome harbors these coding sequences:
- a CDS encoding putative ethanolamine kinase has translation MMGSTSEPNGCPLTALRYIAQSYNHADSQASALRLVLTLNPHWEGPENNIEFVRFTDGITNTLLKIINRKPGLTEEQIDNEAVLMRAYGNHTEILIDREREMKSHALLASYGLAPSLLARFQNGLLYRFIRGRPATHEDLVTASIWRGVARRLGQWHAVLPIRGAAAPAQSEAENVFLNSVDVHPSKHNIDFPLIKPKQSGPSMWAVLQKWILALPSATDEQRKRRLGLQKELEWAVSELDDGKGIGEDGLVFAHCDLLCANVIAVPSSDAPVTSAGEPTTTVQFIDYEYATPSPAAFDIANHFAEWGGYDCDYNMMPTCAVRRQFLTEYVRSYTQHKGLPESSQKQIIDRLYEDVDRFRGIPGLYWGIWALIQAQISQIDFDYASYAETRLGEYYAWRRELDGSRAKAGEEMPLRERRWAQEV, from the exons ATGATGGGTTCGACATCTGAGCCGAACGGTTGTCCTCTCACGGCGCTGCGCTACATCGCACAGTCATACAACCATGCCGATTCTCAAGCGTCTGCGCTGAGGTTGGTTTTGACCTTGAACCCTCACTGGGAAGGTCCAGAGAACAACATCGAATTCGTGCGCTTCACGGACGGTATAACTAATACT CTTCTCAAAATCATAAATCGCAAGCCTGGCTTGACCGAAGAACAAATAGACAACGAAGCTGTACTGATGAGAGCGTACGGTAACCATACAGAGATTCTTATAGACCGCGAAA GAGAAATGAAGTCCCACGCCCTACTTGCCAGCTATGGCCTAGCCCCTTCACTTTTGGCTCGCTTCCAGAATGGCCTGCTCTATAGGTTCATTCGTGGACGCCCCGCCACTCATGAAGATCTAGTGACAGCTTCCATTTGGCGTGGCGTTGCTAGAAGGCTTGGACAGTGGCATGCAGTCCTTCCCATCCGAGGAGCCGCCGCCCCTGCCCAGTCTGAAGCGGAGAATGTTTTTCTGAACTCAGTAGATGTCCATCCGTCCAAGCATAACATTGACTTTCCTCTGATCAAGCCAAAACAATCGGGACCCAGCATGTGGGCTGTTCTCCAGAAATGGATCCTTGCTTTGCCTTCCGCTACAGATGAGCAGCGTAAGCGCAGACTGGGCCTTCAGAAAGAGCTTGAATGGGCTGTCAGTGAACTGGACGACGGCAAAGGCATCGGTGAAGACGGG TTGGTGTTTGCCCACTGCGACCTTCTCTGCGCCAATGTCATAGCTGTACCGTCCTCAGATGCTCCTGTCACATCCGCGGGTGAGCCCACAACGACTGTGCAGTTCATCGACTATGAATATGCCACTCCATCCCCAGCCGCGTTCGACATCGCCAACCATTTCGCTGAATGGGGTGGCTACGACTGTGACTACAACATGATGCCTACATGTGCTGTTCGGCGCCAGTTCTTGACCGAGTATGTCAGGAGTTATACCCAGCACAAAGGTCTCCCGGAGTCGTCTCAGAAGCAGATCATCGATCGACTCTATGAGGACGTTGATCGCTTCCGCGGCATTCCCGGATTATACTG GGGTATATGGGCCCTCATCCAAGCCCAGATCTCGCAAATCGACTTCGACTACGCTTCATACGCTGAAACTCGTCTCGGCGAATACTACGCCTGGCGTCGAGAGCTCGACGGCAGCCGCGCCAAAGCCGGCGAAGAAATGCCTCTCCGCGAGCGTCGATGGGCTCAAGAAGTTTGA
- a CDS encoding HSP20-like chaperone: MSKCVHKGCGKVFTDPEEPCVYHPGPPVFHEGQKGWKCCKPRVLTFDEFLEIPPCTTGKHSTVDDTPVEPPKKTDPAAPEIVAPQPVTAPVADSGVPRPTYSPAIAPPSNAATPAPEESESDDPSLEIPANATCRRKGCGANYNSSVSREEEKCVHHPGQPIFHEGSKGWSCCKKRVLDFDDFLKIEGCKEKRGHLFVGKGKPAGEEKVESVRNDFYQTPHSVNVSLYLKKIDKNQAKVEFSEKSIDLDLPTTDNKRYKDTYQLFAPINPEKSQFKVLGTKLELTLSKADGTSWPVLRSDDKWSGERIQIGQAGRV; the protein is encoded by the exons ATGTCCAAGTGCGTCCACAAGGGTTGCGGGAAGGTCTTCACCGATCCCGAAGAGCCATGCGTCTATCATCCTGGACCACCTGTCTTCCATGAAGGTCAAAAGG GCTGGAAATGCTGCAAGCCCCGCGTTCTCACCTTCGATGAATTCCTCGAAATCCCACCCTGTACTACCGGCAAGCATTCGACTGTAGACGATACCCCAGTCGAACCCCCAAAGAAGACAGACCCAGCTGCACCTGAAATAGTTGCACCCCAGCCGGTAACTGCACCTGTCGCAGATAGCGGGGTACCACGGCCGACATACTCGCCCGCTATTGCCCCTCCGTCGAACGCAGCTACGCCCGCCCCCGAAGAATCAGAGTCCGACGACCCATCTCTTGAGATCCCGGCTAACGCCACATGCCGTCGGAAGGGATGCGGCGCCAACTACAACTCGTCCGTGTCgcgggaggaggagaaatgTGTCCATCATCCCGGACAGCCGATTTTCCATGAGGGCAGCAAGGGATGGTCATGCTGTAAGAAGAGGGTTCTGGATTTTGACGATTTCCTGAAGATCGAAGGCTgcaaggagaaaagggggcATCTTTTTGTCGGAAAGGGCAAGCCGGCTGgtgaagagaaggtggaaagtGTTAG GAATGACTTTTACCAAACACCACACTCGGTCAATGTCTCGCTGTACCTTAAGAAGATCGATAAGAACCAGGCTAAGGTCGAGTTCTCCGAGAAGTCGATCGATCTGGACCTCCCCACTACCGATAACAAGCGGTACAAAGATACTTATCAGCTGTTTGCGCCGATTAATCCCGAAAAATCCCAATTCAAGGTGTTGGGCACTAAACTGGAATTGACGCTGTCCAAGGCTGATGGAACGAGCTGGCCAGTCTTGCGGAGCGATGATAAATGGAGTGGAGAGAGGATTCAAATCGGACAGGCTGGACGGGTCTGA
- a CDS encoding putative fungal-specific transcription factor: MSPQEEKMRQTETNQALPELEVLIISTPNNEGRLRSRGVRQSPDITQGDVVEVSSIDSDQSYHTAVLPQEEGLHLDDGGAQALQVVRLQRAVEERTGRAKDEDLTGDAPLLAQIPMFTNGVIQPSISGSNGEDPPVQLSQETADHLVLSYLTREYANLPILDLLQFQSAYETTRTEQDIAAAPSSFHGILNTIFSLSGLSTPDVNDEDVSSLFSRGQRMSRDMENSGSLCERIQSHILQSQYLYATGNSRLAWMFIGFAIRMAQVLGLHFKIGGQDTRGRRDRELARRLWHSAMILERMIALQLGLPPQTSNPLKVPLPTHWDTDYTDFISGKTSVVTADRPSLIEFLTACARLYSHVEDILAWEDELRMQPNSCALKKLLSFDFKILLKVDTLLYDWQASLPTYLQNDAVGGIWDDPVVCRQRNILRARYLYVRLRLYRPLLALGLALSTKCTCRPEGRPHATKEEPSSSTSPVVFSLVRDASIKSVAVALELISLIHTHEDGPLDGRPDDSRRDLISPCWENIDYTWVCGTVFLAARLSNFTSFNDNNSGTINEGEVETSLTRAIDMLNHYHSIRPNGKVARIAQLCCNTLKDLSDVIRRPDIAHPSTGPVAVLDENIRNRLLERTENGSPALSWNRRQSVEDTRGYYGWIESLPIDLAGPLE, from the coding sequence CCAGGCGCTCCCTGAGCTAGAGGTTCTTATTATCTCTACCCCAAACAATGAAGGACGCCTACGAAGTCGTGGAGTGCGTCAGTCGCCTGATATTACACAAGGCGACGTGGTTGAAGTCTCCTCCATAGATTCGGATCAAAGCTACCACACCGCTGTTTTGCCCCAGGAGGAAGGCCTTCACCTCGATGATGGTGGAGCGCAAGCCTTGCAAGTGGTGAGATTGCAAAGAGCTGTCGAGGAGCGAACAGGTAGAGCCAAGGACGAAGATTTAACAGGCGACGCCCCTCTTTTAGCTCAAATTCCCATGTTCACGAATGGGGTTATACAGCCTTCCATCTCCGGATCGAATGGCGAGGACCCACCGGTGCAGTTGTCTCAGGAAACGGCTGATCATCTTGTTCTCTCTTACTTAACGAGAGAATATGCAAACTTGCCGATCCTGGACCTTTTACAGTTTCAGTCGGCCTACGAGACTACCAGAACCGAACAGGATATAGCCGCAGCCCCCAGTAGTTTCCATGGCATCTTGAATACCATTTTCAGTTTATCTGGATTGAGTACACCCGATGttaatgatgaagatgtgtcGAGTCTCTTCAGTCGCGGTCAGAGGATGTCCAGGGATATGGAGAACAGCGGGTCTCTATGTGAGCGTATTCAATCACATATTTTACAAAGCCAGTATCTATATGCGACTGGCAACTCAAGGTTGGCATGGATGTTCATTGGGTTTGCCATCCGCATGGCGCAGGTCCTGGGCCTGCACTTCAAGATAGGGGGGCAGGATACTCGAGGAAGGAGGGATCGCGAACTCGCTCGGCGACTCTGGCATAGTGCCATGATTCTGGAACGGATGATTGCACTACAACTAGGGCTCCCACCGCAAACCTCCAATCCACTGAAAGTACCATTGCCGACGCATTGGGACACAGACTACACTGATTTTATATCCGGGAAAACCTCCGTCGTTACAGCGGATCGTCCATCCTTAATAGAGTTCTTGACAGCTTGTGCCAGGCTGTATAGCCACGTCGAGGATATCTTAGCATGGGAGGATGAGCTGAGAATGCAGCCGAATAGTTGCGCCCTAAAGAAACTACTGTCTTTCGATTTCAAGATACTCTTGAAAGTGGACACTCTTTTATACGATTGGCAGGCATCTCTTCCAACGTATCTGCAAAATGATGCCGTGGGCGGTATATGGGACGATCCGGTTGTGTGTCGACAGCGGAATATTCTCCGAGCACGCTACTTATATGTTCGTCTTCGACTATATCGGCCTCTGCTGGCCTTGGGGCTGGCACTGTCCACCAAATGCACTTGTCGACCTGAAGGTCGCCCGCACGCTACCAAAGAAGAGCCTAGCTCATCCACCTCACCTGTCGTTTTCAGCCTGGTACGCGATGCCTCAATCAAGAGCGTGGCGGTCGCCTTGGAACTGATCAGTCTTATCCACACGCACGAAGACGGGCCGCTCGATGGCAGGCCAGACGACAGCCGCCGTGATCTCATCTCTCCCTGTTGGGAGAACATCGATTATACTTGGGTCTGCGGAACAGTCTTTCTTGCAGCTCGTTTAAGTAACTTTACCAGCTTCAATGACAACAATTCCGGTACAATTAATGAAGGGGAGGTAGAAACGTCTTTGACGCGAGCTATCGACATGTTGAACCATTACCACAGTATTAGACCAAATGGCAAGGTGGCGCGTATAGCACAGTTGTGCTGCAACACTTTAAAGGATCTCTCGGACGTCATTAGAAGGCCTGACATTGCTCACCCATCAACCGGCCCAGTTGCGGTCTTGGATGAAAATATTCGAAATCGGCTCCTGGAAAGGACGGAGAACGGTAGTCCTGCCCTTAGCTGGAACCGGAGGCAGTCCGTAGAGGACACTCGCGGTTATTATGGATGGATTGAGAGTTTGCCTATAGATTTAGCTGGTCCACTGGAATGA